In the Triticum aestivum cultivar Chinese Spring chromosome 2B, IWGSC CS RefSeq v2.1, whole genome shotgun sequence genome, CGGCGTTTCGGCGCGGCACATGCCCCCCGTCGCATATATTCTTTGGTTCAACGTCACCTTTTAGAGTGCTCAAAGGGGCGATGGGTTTGGTCTTCGATCCCGACGTTTCTTTCGGTGCTCTTTGGGAGTAGGAAACCTCCTTATATGGCGTAATCTACAATGCGAAGAGTAGGAAACCTCATATCGATGAAACCTCCTTATATGGCGTAATCTACAATGCGAAGAGTAGGAAACCTCATATCGATGAAATAGCTTTCTAGGGGAGTCCATCACTACAAGAAATCAGTTGGATTCATCCCATGACAGCACGGTTGGCGATATTTTTCAAAAGAGGGATGGGGGTCTAAAGCAGGAAGTTGTATTAAGATGGGAATCATGTGTGAGGATATGTAGAAACTATTCCGTTTTGATTCATGGGAATGACTAAATAAGAGACGGAGGAAAGTTATGATAGAATTTCAAGATGGGTTTCCTTCTTGATTTCAAATCCCCATTCCCTAGCTCTAATTACCCACAACTAGACACGTTGGGTAGGAAGAACCCTTCGCAATTTCCCCAGCAGTCACTGAGAACAGCTACATATGCCAAAAAGCATCAGCAAAGCTCAAATTACCATGCTCTAGAAACATTTTAACACCATGGAGTTGATTGACATTATACGGAATGAAAGAGGATTCAAGCTACAAAACTTCACTTAGCCAAAACTCGCCTCTTGCTTAAATGCAAGACACAGGAGTTTGGATACATGACAAGGTCTGATTAATTTAACTCCTAACAACGAACCCTTAACACAAGTAGTAATACTTCGTGACCACCACCACTCCAGATAGGTGAAAGCAGTCTAGAAAAGAGATGTCCCCTTGCCCTTCTTGTCTCCGCCGATCTCAAAATGCTTGCACCTCTGCATAGATAGAGGAATAATAAAGAATGAGCAAGCAcagcaaaataaaaagaaaaatgttcATTTTTCAAGATAAAAGGAACAAACCTTGATGGCACGCTGGGAGTAGTGCTTGCAGCTCTGGCATTGCAGCTTCAGCACAATCTTCTTGGTGGTTTTTGCCTGAAAAACGTCACAACATTAGCATTGCTCAGCTGCTTCTAATCTTTATCACACAAATACACTACACAGGCACACCATAAGCACCATGGCGTTGAATTGGTAGACAAATCAGATAAACCATATTGAACTATATATATCGTGTTGGCAGGTCGATAGACAATCACAAGCAAAGATGCTGCCATACCTTCTTGTGGAAAACAGGCTTGGTCTGACCACCATATCCCGACTGCTTCCTGTCATAACGACGCTTTCCCTGGGCAGATAGACTGTCCTTGCCCTTCTTGTACTGAGTGACCTTGTGAAGTGTGTGCTTCTTGCACTCCTTGTTTTTGCAGtaggtcttcttggtcttcggaaCGTTCACCTAAATAGCATTTGCAACAAAACTAGTGTTCAGATAGGTTTGGATGAAAGCTGGATACATGTTTGGATGGCATTGCAATAATAAAAAAGAGCTCTAGAAACAAGTGCAGAATGTTAAAAAAAATACTAAGAAAACCTATAGTACAAACTTCAATTAGGTCCTCAGAAACATGCTTATGGTTGTCATCATAAGGATAATCAGGTCTGAAAGATTTCATGCCATAGTAGGACCCCAAAATTCAGTATCAAATATTAAACAATAAGATTTGAAATTGCAGCATAAGCTACATAATAAGTTGATATATCACTTGGCAAGAGAGAAGCATCCCAAGTTAAGGTGAAACATTAGATGGAATTAATGTCAAATGGTTATCAGCTGAGGAATGCGTGCCCAGTTTTACTGATCAGGTTTCAGTAGTATCATGTAATGTGAAGTTGCGTGAAGCACAGCCTTGACAAGGTCACTTCACAAGATTACACATTTAAAGATGCATGAATACAAGCTATAGTCCATCTAAACGGAGGGAAGACCAAATTAGATTTGATCCTGACACGAAGATCGATTGATTCCATCTCAAGCCAAGAGCGCGCCCGCCTGACATAACCGAGGAACATCTAATACTTGGTAATTAGGAACGTGAAGCAGTACAAATCTCATGCAAATATACAGTAATTAAGAACTAATGGTACATGGTTCAGAGATCTATAACTCGTAAACTTGATCAAAGAAACCCTAAAACTGAAGAACTAATCGTTTAGTCCGCGTGAATACACCAAAGCTTGAGTTTCGTAGGCTAGCGTCAACCCTACACGTCAAAGCACTCGAAGGGAACCACTCATACAACACGGAATCTAGGATCTACGAACAGACCGCCACGGAAAACCCACGTAGCAAGCAAAGCAGGGAAAACAGCACGGATTGGCACGGATATGACAAGAGATTAAGCTTTCGGGGCGATGGAGAGGAACGAAACGCGTACCATTTTGACGGCCGGGGAGATGGGGCTCCGGCGTGCTTCCCTTCCCTTTCTGGTGGAGGAGTTGCGGCAAGTGGCGGCGGGGAGGGAGAGGGGTGTGGTTTTGTGGCCCTCTGCTCGCGAGCTAGGGTTTGCGAGTCGCGAGACCGTCGCTTCCTTCATGGGCCTGAATGCCACTTTTATGATCAACCATCCCTTCTTGGCCCACCACCAGCCCAGAATGCGAGATGGGCTGGGCTTGCTGGGAGTATGACGAATGGTTCAACTGTGTGAGCTACCGACTTTTTTCTTTGTTGAATATTTTGGATTGCTTACGGTGTGAGCTACCGACTAGGAAATACCCCTAAAAAAACATGAATTAGGAAATTGATGGAATCAACTGGAATTTGAATTATGCGGCAGTTGTTCCTCTCTCCGTCCCTCTCAGCTATTTGTGTTACAACCGATTGGTCGCAGTCGTCCAAATCCTAGCCAAATGATAACAAAACTATACAACGGCTATAAGTACCAGTAGAATCAGGTATACCCGCTTAACGGGCCTAGTTTGGGCTTACAAGCCATCGGGAAGCTTCTTGGGCCTTGATGATTTGGGTTGTAGTTCTGTAACTATAGACATTTGGCTCTTGTCGACAACCTCCGGTTCTTGTACAAACGCCCTCTTCAGTAGTGGATGTGCTTCCCTGCAGGtcgttgaccccccccccccccccccgaaatggCTTGTCCTCAAGCCGGAGCCCGATGATTTGTTTGCTTAAGTGACTATAAGTCTTCCCACGTAGCTTCTACTAGATAGGAGTCACTCCACTTGCTCAAACGTTGTGCCACAGTGCTTCGACCAGATTCCTAACTCGATGCTAAGGCATCTTGGAAGGAACCTGCAGATGAGCAGAGGAAGAGTGAAGTGTTTGTCACACCTTGCATTCAGACTGAATCACATGTTTCAACAGAGAAACATGGAAAGCCGAGTGAATTTTATTGCCTCGAGGTAACTCGAGCGATAAGCTACTTCCCCAATCTTCCCCAAACACAGAAGATTGGACATAGGGATGTAGCTTCGGGAACACCATAACACCAATTTTAAACAGTCTCTGAGTTCTATGATTGTCTGCAAGGTGTTTCACCCTCTGTTGAGTTCTAAGCACATGTTGCCTCACATACTCAACCACTACTTGTTTGTCTTGAAGCCACTGTTAAATGTCTACTTAGGCTACATCATCAGAAGCATATATGCCAAAATACACGGGGGGATGGTTACACAAAGCTTCAAAAGGAGATTTATCAAATATAGAGTGCTACTTAGTGTTGTACCAGAACTCACACATAGAAAGCCACTTGCTCCATTTGGTGGGATGAGCACTCATAAAACACCTTAGATAACACATCACTTGATGGTTGAACATCTTTGTTTAACCATATGTAGCTGGGTGATATGTAAAACTCATGTTAAGGTGAGCACCTGTGCTTTTAACTAGAGTTTCCTAAAAGGTACTGGTGAAAATAGGGtatgtgtaagggcatatttatccccaaggtgttttggtgattgatgacaatgcttttgcggactaatcgtgtgcgttgagtttttcagagattcatcctttggcacgagatgattccctcccctcggtgttttattcaagacggtgtagctccttcgtttctctgttggtggactagtttcgtaggagtcaccgtactatcaagaggggatcctctttggtaaggctagggtggaatcaacacgtacacatccttatcacacccgatgtTCCTTTCCGCTTCAATGGAGTTCTCCTTCCTCTCCTTGCTTGCCCTgactggtcccagcggtagtaccgcgggccatagcggtagtaccgccgaagcacatcaagcggtagtactgctccttcagcggtagtaccgcttgctgaCTTCCGTCGCAGTACCGCTGAGgctccgggctactaccgcctcgactcgagggctcgttttctcgtgtcgggttgtgcAGCACTTGCTGCGGCAGtagcggcggtagtaccgctcccaagcggtagtatcgcccttaccaccgcggtagtaccgctctgggtccaggaCCCTGTTCCTCTCATGTGCACGACAGTACCGCTAGGtgggacggtagtaccgctggctcagcggtagtaccgcccacccaagcggtagtaccgctctctgcggggctgcttgagggggtaacggttggattgttccccccactatataaaggggtcttcttccctaaagttgacctacctcttcccccaaaagctccattgttgctccaagctccattttcgcccgatctctctccctagccaatcaaacttgttgatttgctcgggataggttgagaaggccccgatctacacttccaccaaaagaaatttgattcccccattaatccctagcggatcttgttactcttgggtgtttgagcaccctagacggttgaggtcacctcggagccatagtccattgtggtgaagcttcgtggtgtcgttgggagcctccaattaagttgtggagatagccccaaccttgtttgtaaaggttcggtcgccgccttcaagggcaccaatagtggaatcacggcatctcgcattgtgtgagggcgtgaggagaatacggtggccctagtggcttcttggggagcattgtgcctccacaccgctctaacggagacgtacttcccctcaaaaggaaggaacttcggtaacacatcctcgtctccatcggcttcactcttggttatctcgtgcctttacttgtgcaagctatttgtgttgtatcccttgcttgcttgtgcacttgttgttgttgcatcatataggttgttcacctagttgcatatttagacaacctactttgatgcaaagtttaatttggtaaagaaaagctaaaaattgttagttgcctactcacccccccctctagtcaactatatcgatcctttcaattggtatcagagcctcgtctctttattaaggactttgccgtctgaagagtatggttgacaccgtagacggtggggaggaggagcactccggtgtgaatccgatctcgtctatggGTGATGGGGAAACCATGGtgtcccgtgaggaa is a window encoding:
- the LOC123044656 gene encoding 60S ribosomal protein L36a, with the translated sequence MKEATVSRLANPSSRAEGHKTTPLSLPAATCRNSSTRKGREARRSPISPAVKMVNVPKTKKTYCKNKECKKHTLHKVTQYKKGKDSLSAQGKRRYDRKQSGYGGQTKPVFHKKAKTTKKIVLKLQCQSCKHYSQRAIKRCKHFEIGGDKKGKGTSLF